A window of Diceros bicornis minor isolate mBicDic1 chromosome 21 unlocalized genomic scaffold, mDicBic1.mat.cur SUPER_21_unloc_1, whole genome shotgun sequence contains these coding sequences:
- the LOC131401862 gene encoding LOW QUALITY PROTEIN: insulin receptor-like (The sequence of the model RefSeq protein was modified relative to this genomic sequence to represent the inferred CDS: substituted 1 base at 1 genomic stop codon) → MCSRRQSLRLWWLQYRDQFCPTICKSHGCTADGLCCHSECLGNCSEPDDPTKCVACXNFYLDGRCVETCPPPYYHFQDWRCVNFSFCQDLHNTCKNSRRQGCHQYVIHNNKCIPECPSGYTMNSSNLMCTPCLSPCPKVCHLLEGEKTIDSVTSAQELRGCTVINGSLIINIRGGNNLAAELEANLGLIEEISGYLKIRRSYALVSLSFFQKLRLIRGETLEIGNYSFYALDNQNLRQLWDWSKHNLTITQGELFFHYNPKLCLSEIHKMEEVSGTKGRQERNDIALKTNGDQASCENELLTFSHIRTSSDKILLKWEPYWPPDFRDLLGFMLFYKEAPYQNVTEFDGQDSCGSNSWTVVDIDPPLRPNDPKSQNHPGWLMQDLKPWTQYAIFVKTLVTFSDERRTYGAKSDIIYVQTNATNPSVPLDPISVSNSSSQIILKWKPPSDPNGNITHYLVFWERQEEDSELYELDYCLKGECRQMCGSRRFYEHI, encoded by the exons ATGTGCTCCCGAAGGCAGAGTCTGAGGCTGTGGTGGCTGCAGTATCGAGATCAGT tTTGCCCGACCATCTGTAAGTCGCATGGCTGCACTGCTGacggcctctgctgccacagcgAGTGCTTGGGCAACTGCTCTGAGCCCGACGACCCCACCAAGTGTGTGGCCTGCTGAAACTTCTACTTGGACGGCAGGTGCGTGGAGACCTGCCCGCCCCCGTACTATCACTTCCAAGACTGGCGCTGCGTGAACTTCAGCTTCTGCCAGGACCTGCACAACACTTGCAAGAATTCACGGAGGCAGGGCTGCCACCAGTACGTCATTCACAACAACAAGTGCATCCCCGAGTGTCCCTCTGGGTATACGATGAATTCCAGCAA CTTGATGTGTACTCCATGCCTGAGCCCCTGTCCCAAGGTCTGCCACCTCCTGGAAGGTGAGAAGACCATTGACTCGGTGACATCCGCCCAGGAGCTCCGAGGCTGCACGGTCATCAACGGGAGCCTGATCATCAACATTCGAGGGGGCA ACAACCTGGCAGCTGAGCTAGAGGCCAACCTTGGACTCATTGAAGAAATTTCAGGATATCTGAAAATCCGCCGGTCCTATGCTCTTGTGTCACTTTCCTTCTTCCAGAAGTTACGTCTGATTCGGGGAGAGACCTTGGAAATTGG AAACTACTCTTTCTATGCCTTGGACAACCAGAACCTAAGGCAGCTATGGGACTGGAGCAAACACAACCTCACCATCACTCAGGGGGAGCTCTTCTTCCACTATAATCCCAAACTCTGCTTGTCTGAAATTCACAAGATGGAGGAGGTTTCGGGAACCAAGGGGCGCCAGGAGAGGAACGACATCGCCCTGAAGACCAACGGGGACCAGGCGTCCT GTGAAAATGAATTACTTACATTTTCTCACATTCGGACATCTTCTGATAAGATCTTGCTGAAATGGGAGCCGTATTGGCCCCCTGACTTCCGAGACCTCTTGGGGTTCATGCTCTTCTATAAAGAGGC CCCTTATCAGAACGTGACGGAGTTTGATGGGCAGGACTCGTGTGGCTCCAACAGCTGGACGGTGGTGGACATTGACCCGCCTCTGAGGCCCAACGACCCCAAGTCACAGAACCACCCCGGGTGGCTGATGCAGGATCTCAAGCCCTGGACCCAGTACGCCATCTTTGTCAAGACCTTGGTCACCTTTTCTGATGAACGCCGGACATACGGGGCAAAGAGCGACATCATCTATGTCCAGACAAATGCCACGA ACCCTTCTGTCCCCCTGGATCCCATCTCTGTTTCTAACTCCTCATCCCAGATTATTCTGAAGTGGAAGCCTCCCTCTGATCCCAATGGCAACATCACCCACTACCTGGTTttctgggagaggcaggaggaagacAGTGAGCTATATGAGTTGGATTATTGCCTCAAAGGTGAGTGCAGACAGATGTGTGGGAGCCGCCGGTTTTACGAGCACATCTGA